The following proteins come from a genomic window of Pichia kudriavzevii chromosome 1, complete sequence:
- a CDS encoding uncharacterized protein (PKUD0A07690; Pfam Domains: TrkH(4.6e-131)) codes for MSKSSSSPDIRSSRNEQPEHSLTIKRKDNERGAENSHSNDKTHTQSFYRGSPQQSSESDSLQSNKHHFFLPDIPKPHFRNNSKNELKEKNTTPKHSHAFLKVKKNSTLLDDTYHNISQFRMTVGERIRRVIYKIEDTVGPLIKKIIPNFIMAHYVYILLWVIVGSIVLYPSKNLDYIDCLMFAAGAATQGGLAPQQLNDVKLYQQITIYMVCMFTTPIFIHGSLTFIRLYWYEKRFDDIKEKSINQYKMRRSKTIANLRSETNARTMSANYTNSHRNFDSHNAQEGLTSRMKRFENMKNFGNSDNIDPLDTENITTKNNNYNSWNVSQRNKRNDNLEISNDHNDDNDCAVTDYDDGDENDKYTANKGSGRYDVDKKLDDSNEVFTSKINTSLNHDHAVESPTTNIKFGELPKPFKKKERDIAPRDLYMSISALQNDSNSDFDDEMGPALHFKSPHELEKDKRKVPLRRRKHRKILREKKLKELKKKALPLLQTEKSIVDTELAEQQGRNFDFTSQTNIDTNADLTKKEKARRAMSSPMLEKPDIGSHQELPLDFDSTAYKPGFKHFQRSHTLHMPEFSKKLFSNFDNSNVSPGPENVDEFPYLKRFKSRRPSIFTKRRTYSNLDQLSDDDFVNNYLTNVPTNYLSWKPTVGRNSKFIALTKQQKIELGGVEYQSMKLLGRILVAYYLGFHILAFVLFVPYVTRRSNYAKNLRSDGVSPAWWGFFSAMSSFNDLGYTLNATSMALFDESAYVQLISGAFILIGNTAFPICLRFIIWLMKHFTKPLTLSHDSLSFLLDHPRRCFTLLFPSGPTWWLFAVLLLLNFLDWILFIILDFGREGLSYIPRGYQILCGLYQAICTRTAGFNVVNLASLNPAIQVSYMVMMYISVLPLAISIRRTNVYEEQSLGVYEREDEDHTDSKPRLKYIGDHLRKQLSFDLWFLFLAIFIICICEAGRIQSGDVNFTVFQIMFELTSAYGTVGLSLGYPNKNTSFCGEFSKISKLVVVATLIRGRHRGLPNSIDRAIMLSDEKLNLRDDLEAYHAMRRTATTMSNTETMFPSITKVATGQRRQTIDRQPTISENIRQGVIPWGDILTKVGHLLGKTVANILTVSGAPKEEKYARQMTRYSTFDDYPLRSRSTSQYTRRNSNFEDRNMGYDNYHDNDDDISFNSSVGESESVPLKNYPPFSDGRGGKNNHSQTYSQEERSVRNYYPVRSSNGANGDSESIVTPESYVSDLHSSISSKKRKLN; via the coding sequence ATGTCAAAATCTAGTTCATCACCTGACATCAGGTCTTCTCGGAATGAGCAACCAGAACATTCACTTACAATTAAACGCAAAGATAATGAAAGAGGAGCTGAAAACAGCCACTCTAATGATAAGACACACACGCAAAGTTTTTATCGTGGTTCTCCTCAGCAATCATCAGAAAGTGATTCTTTACAAAGTAACAaacatcatttttttctaccAGATATTCCTAAACCACACTTTAGAAATAACTCTAAGAATGAactgaaagaaaagaatacGACACCTAAACACAGCCATGCATTTTTGAAGGTCAAGAAGAATTCAACTTTGCTAGATGATACTTATCACAATATTAGCCAATTCAGGATGACAGTTGGTGAACGTATAAGAAGAGTAAtttataaaattgaagacaCGGTGGGTCCActaataaaaaaaatcatacCCAACTTTATTATGGCACATTATGTATACATTCTATTGTGGGTTATAGTGGGATCAATTGTATTATACCCGTCAAAGAATTTGGACTATATCGATTGTTTGATGTTTGCGGCTGGCGCTGCTACACAGGGTGGCTTGGCTCCTCAACAGTTGAATGATGTGAAGTTATACCAGCAGATTACTATTTACATGGTTTGCATGTTCACAACTCCGATATTTATTCATGGGTCTTTAACGTTTATTAGACTTTATTGGTATGAAAAGAGGTTTGACGATATAAAGGAAAAGTCTATTAATCAATACAAGATGCGTAGAAGTAAAACAATTGCAAATTTGAGGTCCGAGACAAATGCTAGAACGATGTCGGCAAATTATACCAATTCCCATAGAAACTTTGACAGCCACAACGCACAAGAAGGCTTGACTAGCCGGATGaaaagatttgaaaatatgaaaaattttggaaattctGATAATATAGATCCTCTTGATACTGAAAATATAACTACTAAAAATAACAATTATAACAGTTGGAATGTTAGTCAGCGCAATAAACGTAATGATAATCTGGAAATATCTAATGATcataatgatgataatgattGTGCGGTTACGGATTATGATGACGGTGATGAGAATGATAAATATACTGCTAATAAAGGCAGTGGGAGATatgatgttgataaaaaGTTAGATGATTCCAACGAAGTATTTACCTCTAAAATAAATACTTCCTTAAATCATGACCATGCAGTTGAATCGCCAACTACTaatatcaaatttggaGAACTACCCAAACCtttcaagaagaaggaacGTGATATTGCTCCTAGAGACTTATACATGTCTATTTCAGCGCTCCAAAACGACTCTAACAGTGACTTTGATGACGAAATGGGTCCTGCTTTACATTTCAAGAGCCCGCATGAGTTGGagaaagacaaaagaaagGTACCACTACGTCGTAGGAAACAcagaaaaatattgagggagaaaaaactaaaggaattgaaaaaaaaagcacTCCCGTTATtacaaacagaaaaatcCATTGTTGATACAGAACTAGCCGAACAACAGGGGagaaattttgatttcacaTCTCAGACTAATATCGACACCAATGCAGatttgacaaaaaaagaaaaagctaGAAGAGCCATGTCGTCTCCAATGTTAGAAAAACCTGATATCGGCTCTCATCAGGAATTGCCCCTTGATTTCGATTCTACAGCTTATAAGCCTGGGTTTAAACATTTCCAGAGATCGCATACCTTACATATGCCTGAATTTTCGAAGAAACTATTTTCGAACTTTGACAACTCTAATGTTTCTCCGGGACCGGAAAATGTGGATGAATTTCCTTACCTAAAAAGATTTAAAAGTCGGAGACCAAGTATCTttacaaaaagaagaacgTACTCCAATTTGGACCAATTGTCggatgatgattttgtaAATAATTATTTGACAAATGTGCCTACCAACTACTTGTCTTGGAAACCAACAGTTGGGCGGAATTCCAAGTTTATTGCTCTAACAAAGCAgcaaaaaattgaattggGTGGTGTCGAGTACCAATCTATGAAACTGCTAGGAAGAATTTTAGTGGCGTATTATCTTGGTTTTCATATCTTGGCATTTGTTTTATTCGTCCCTTATGTCACACGGCGATCAAATTATGCTAAAAACCTCAGATCTGATGGTGTTTCTCCAGCATGGTGGGGATTCTTTTCTGCGATGAGTTCTTTTAACGATTTAGGATATACTCTTAATGCTACTTCAATGGCTCTGTTTGATGAAAGTGCATATGTACAACTAATATCAGGAGCTTTTATCCTGATAGGGAACACAGCATTCCCCATTTGCCTTAGGTTTATAATTTGGTTGATGAAGCATTTTACCAAACCGTTGACTCTGTCGCATGATTCGTTAAGTTTTTTGTTGGACCATCCAAGACGTTGCTTTACGCTACTATTTCCGTCTGGCCCAACGTGGTGGTTATTTGCTGTTCTACTTTTGCTAAACTTTTTGGATTGGAtattatttattatacTAGATTTTGGGCGTGAAGGGTTAAGCTATATTCCGCGTGGCTATCAAATATTATGTGGTTTGTACCAAGCAATTTGTACCAGAACTGCTGGGTTCAATGTCGTCAATTTAGCATCCTTAAATCCAGCTATACAAGTTAGCTACATGGTTATGATGTACATTTCTGTTTTGCCGTTGGCAATTTCAATTCGTAGGACCAATGTTTATGAAGAGCAATCATTAGGAGTTTACGAAagagaagatgaagatcATACAGATTCTAAACCGAGGTTAAAATACATTGGTGACCATTTAAGAAAGCAGTTATCTTTTGATTTATGGTTTCTGTTTCTTGCAATATTTATTATATGCATATGTGAGGCAGGTAGAATTCAGTCGGGGGATGTGAACTTTACAGTATTTCAGATAATGTTTGAACTTACATCCGCATATGGAACCGTTGGATTGTCCTTAGGTTatccaaataaaaacaCTTCCTTCTGCGGGGAATTTAGCAAGATATCAAAACTAGTAGTTGTTGCAACATTGATCCGAGGAAGACATAGAGGTTTGCCAAATTCTATTGATAGAGCTATTATGTTATCAGATGAAAAACTCAACTTGAGGGATGATCTTGAAGCCTATCACGCAATGAGGCGAACTGCTACTACAATGTCCAACACTGAAACAATGTTTCCAAGCATTACAAAGGTTGCTACCGGCCAAAGGAGACAAACTATCGATAGACAGCCGACTATTTCTGAAAACATCAGGCAAGGCGTTATTCCTTGGGGTGATATACTGACCAAGGTAGGCCATTTGTTAGGTAAAACCGTTGCCAACATTCTAACAGTTTCAGGAGCTCCAAAGGAGGAAAAATACGCTAGACAAATGACCAGATATAGCACTTTCGATGATTATCCACTGAGGAGTAGATCCACTAGTCAATATACTAGAAGGAATAGTAACTTTGAAGATCGAAACATGGGCTATGACAATTACcatgataatgatgatgatatttcATTCAACAGTAGTGTTGGTGAAAGTGAATCTGTTCCCTTGAAAAACTACCCACCATTTTCAGATGGAAGAGGCGGTAAAAACAATCACTCACAAACATACTCACAAGAAGAAAGGTCTGTCAGAAACTACTATCCAGTCAGGAGTTCTAATGGGGCGAATGGAGACTCAGAATCAATAGTAACACCCGAGTCATATGTCAGTGATCTTCATTCAagtatttcttcaaaaaagaGGAAGCTCAACTAG
- a CDS encoding uncharacterized protein (PKUD0A07670), whose protein sequence is MGSLENYQISDSTNLRSTTLATSDVPNSNTFQTVSTKFGELEIEDPLSSIKIIDNITNKKVGDEDEHIKVEKTKESTVREEEKTNQENTEHNFDVESVVESDVSSVSFDLYMNEFARDKIIEQIEEEKKNDTDGELNISQFLLKNYKYRDLGELSSGFGDLIKGIDTDLIELVNENYLSFINLGKSIDGSLDLIHDIRIDMLEYSKTLKLNNEKIDIDMNTIERLRKESCRLSKMENLVKKIIVLFEMVECFDKLCTKFDKYEDSTDMLKELVGLYFGINDMLTRVTMQSKRLGMDELVETGILFNINKRMHGLNLEFKSLMKIYLNHLKEINTTNEDIFEVFKLYHLLNFTKDFQRRL, encoded by the coding sequence ATGGGCAGCTTAGAAAACTATCAAATATCTGACAGCACAAATCTCAGATCAACCACATTAGCTACTTCAGATGTGCCAAACTCTAATACCTTCCAGACAGTCTCCACAAAATTTGGCGAATTAGAAATAGAAGATCCGTTATCTTCAATTAAAATCATCGATAATATTACGAATAAGAAGGTAGGAGATGAGGATGAACATattaaagttgaaaagaCCAAAGAATCAACAGtaagagaagaagaaaaaacaaaccaaGAGAACACTGAACATAATTTTGATGTGGAAAGTGTGGTCGAAAGTGACGTTTCATCGGTATCGTTTGATTTGTATATGAATGAGTTTGCACGAGATAAAATAATTGAGCAAATagaggaagagaaaaagaatgaTACAGATGGGGAACTAAATATAAGTCAGTTCCTCTTGAAGAATTATAAATATAGAGATTTGGGAGAACTGTCGTCAGGTTTTGGCGATTTAATTAAGGGAATCGACACTGACTTGATTGAACTTGTCAATGAGAATTACCTTAGCTTTATAAATTTAGGAAAGTCCATTGATGGATCATTGGATTTGATTCATGACATCCGAATTGATATGCTTGAATATTCGAAGActttgaagttgaacaatgaaaaaatcgATATTGATATGAATACAATTGAACGATTACGAAAAGAGAGTTGCAGATTGAgtaaaatggaaaatttagtgaaaaaaattatagttttatttgaaatggTGGAATGTTTTGACAAATTATGCACGAAGTTCGACAAATATGAAGATAGTACAGATATGTTGAAGGAGTTAGTTGGTCTCTATTTTGGAATCAATGATATGCTTACGAGAGTCACTATGCAATCTAAGAGGTTAGGCATGGATGAGCTGGTAGAGACAGGTATATTATTTaatatcaataaaagaatGCATGGTTTAAATTTGGAGTTTAAgagtttgatgaagatcTATTTGAATCATCTTAAGGAAATCAATACTACAAATGAAGACatatttgaagttttcaagttgTACCATTTACTCAACTTTACAAAAGATTTCCAAAGGAGACTATAA
- a CDS encoding uncharacterized protein (PKUD0A07660; similar to Saccharomyces cerevisiae YDR277C (MTH1) and YOR047C (STD1); ancestral locus Anc_5.644), with the protein MFGYMMFKGQRDSHKTPDEFQRRARQDIETHLKRLRNNDHMHPVDEMDIDSIDTKPVTISHRSSSPLVRPLNDRLQNQQINSGISQHNLQNQYNHHNQGSLDNQNFERPINAYAPKLTYGSSPLRQTVTSNFESSDECSSIDSGKSGCSLTHESAQQLLQQQQESLDRMLSRTSTLESSLFRNDLNSLYTSSTNTTINTDHTFINSANSNIIPLNKALPQDFTDYYSPDLEAEKFSNGRPTFTKRPLKNWELNDLRSLLIYSEPKPEWNNKIPEILSPYPNIQFRIQIIPNYCSDNQITELLAHSDIYKESKFDLDYKIKTAKFIVERARLRHKQILIDSFGVDPLAFNSETNLVNDIRYDCYFKFEWRNIIENYMLNIGIEYQCRSEFKLRINKLKKLTQEKKFNGLSDKNPKSSKMDLYKNVLLQNKSTISEEEKMSIWKDVQNEVYRKLDMDDWNSSVR; encoded by the coding sequence ATGTTTGGCTATATGATGTTCAAAGGTCAGAGGGACTCTCACAAGACCCCTGACGAATTTCAAAGGCGTGCCAGGCAGGATATCGAAACCCACCTAAAAAGATTAAGGAACAATGACCACATGCATCCAGTCGATGAAATGGATATAGACTCAATTGATACAAAGCCAGTAACTATAAGCCACAGATCATCCTCACCGCTTGTGCGACCCTTAAACGACCGCCTGCAGaatcaacaaatcaatTCGGGGATTAGTCAACATAATCTGCAGAATCAATACAATCACCATAATCAAGGCAGTCTAGACAATCAGAATTTCGAACGACCTATAAATGCTTACGCTCCAAAACTAACGTATGGGTCTTCACCGTTAAGGCAGACTGTAACCTCCAATTTTGAATCTTCAGATGAGTGCTCCTCAATCGATTCTGGTAAATCAGGTTGTAGCCTTACCCATGAATCTGCTCAACAACTTttacaacaacagcaagaGTCGTTGGATCGGATGCTGTCGAGAACGTCTACTTTAGAGAGCTCTCTGTTTCGAAACGACTTGAACTCATTATATACCTCAAGCACTAATACTACCATCAATACAGATCATACATTCATAAATTCTGCTAATTCAAATATAATACCGTTAAATAAGGCCCTACCCCAAGATTTTACTGATTATTATTCACCTGACTTGGAGGCTGAGAAGTTTTCTAACGGTAGACCTACATTTACTAAACGTCCCCTCAAAAACTGGGAGTTGAATGATTTGAGATCGTTGCTTATATATTCAGAACCAAAACCTGAATGGAATAATAAAATACCCGAAATACTATCACCTTACCCGAATATTCAATTCAGAATTCAAATCATCCCGAATTATTGTTCGGATAACCAAATTACAGAATTATTGGCACATTCGGATATTTATAAAGAGTCTAAATTTGATTTAGATTATAAGATCAAAACTGCCaaatttattgttgaaagagCTAGACTCAGACATAAGCAAATATTAATTGATTCATTTGGAGTTGATCCTCTAGCTTTTAATTCTGAAACTAACTTGGTCAATGATATACGATACGATTGTTACTTCAAATTCGAATGGAGAAATATAATTGAGAACTATATGTTAAATATTGGTATAGAGTACCAATGCCGCTCAGAATTCAAATTGAGGAttaataaattgaaaaaactaaCTCAAGAAAAGAAGTTCAATGGACTAAGTGATAAAAATCCAAAGTCATCTAAAATGGATTTGTACAAAAACGTTCTACttcaaaacaaatcaactatctctgaagaagaaaaaatgtcAATTTGGAAAGATGTCCAGAATGAGGTATATAGGAAACTCGATATGGATGATTGGAATTCCTCCGTACGTTAA
- a CDS encoding uncharacterized protein (PKUD0A07685), with the protein MGSAASKTSRTLKPTQHNAKIIHHLKKQIPNDHLQSSKADINKSGHPQVFTERPPLELEKMGDADLSAGRNTLFEKAISMGVINVKDELNSQKYDENHESVRVLKNRQKVEEQYKGLFIPKDADQPNIPERFLNEQQKKEMRDKEFMKKKLEKSGVNSFGLFDSGELSDLIADYKVYGEAEFVNSSRKTGVSEENIEKFKELVDSGILTLPSHKVTLNESIDSESKQIKQKLIVVADDWVKTIKENLKKEAADGPKDMKTTSKKDEEVLEQFKMLEQLVSKSQVTTRPKDSMTEETETVLKRPKKQIVKEFTTML; encoded by the coding sequence ATGGGAAGTGCTGCCTCAAAAACTTCTCGTACACTAAAGCCTACACAACATAATGCTAAAATAATACACcacttgaagaaacaaattccCAATGATCATTTGCAATCTTCAAAGGCAGATATCAATAAATCAGGACACCCACAGGTATTCACTGAGCGACCACCTTTAGAACTAGAAAAAATGGGTGATGCTGATTTATCGGCAGGTAGAAATACActgtttgaaaaagctaTCTCGATGGGCGTTATCAACGTTAAAGACGAGCTGAACAGCCAAAAATATGACGAGAATCATGAATCTGTACGGGTCTTAAAAAATCGGCAAAAGGTCGAAGAGCAGTATAAAGGCTTGTTTATTCCAAAGGATGCCGACCAGCCAAATATACCAGAACGATTTTTGAATGAgcaacaaaagaaagaaatgagAGATAAGGAatttatgaaaaaaaagttggaGAAGTCAGGAGTCAATAGTTTTGGCTTGTTTGATTCTGGAGAATTATCCGATCTCATTGCTGACTATAAAGTATACGGGGAGGCTGAATTTGTTAATAGTTCCAGAAAAACCGGTGttagtgaagaaaatattgaaaaattcaaagaattggtTGATAGCGGAATACTTACGTTACCTTCTCATAAAGTTACATTAAAtgaatcaattgattccGAAAGTAAGCAGATTAAGCAGAAGCTGATTGTTGTAGCGGATGATTGGGTTAAAacaattaaagaaaatttgaaaaaagaggcTGCAGATGGTCCAAAAGACATGAAGACAACGTCGAAGAAGGATGAAGAAGTGCTAGAACAGTTCAAAATGCTTGAGCAATTGGTGAGTAAATCTCAAGTTACAACAAGGCCAAAAGATTCAATGACAGAAGAAACAGAGACAGTCTTGAAGAGGccaaagaaacagattGTCAAGGAATTCACCACTATGCTCTAG
- a CDS encoding uncharacterized protein (PKUD0A07680), which translates to MDGLVFQLFSPDLFDIIAKYLIQFDIISLSRTCKSINTIANTYLYRSITLNSNYSQFEKEYTKEQTTYIRTRANFTLLLKSLNRNSYNDSNLRKLVKVLKIEDLPLDFYDFESCLLGKTADSLSFFRRGCLTKLYLTSPISFSVLKYLLSDEYSRRNLSLLCFTVNKYANVKSVLSLVEDPKLKFENLSTLSIGPLKPDLGVNLPLVLIPDDKKQMLESLKLIYYHHALRLADLASFSENNLILENSIFRTLSFYKNLKELCLQSINLNLEIHTSDLNERENFEIFSNLTYLELTDVSLVGSDMNQSILHKLYQYSKVCRLRRVKLDIRSISNDLIPDFFLFQVKENQILEFDVTIRHNCMHTIPLNELIEKYIHYIIFRQKGSLRKLSVEIKCERNLVSLGGQLQRVHIAQILSKEFLNLRSLRLEADFDSILELKDKLFLNMPNLENLWVVGSNAVPVHFGLGNMHPGIYDSWWRIIDLPKSLVKNVSKHPLRYIKIHKYLFIVLDEGERERVQPKETIDKIFEGLTRVSFLQGST; encoded by the coding sequence ATGGATGGATTAGTTTTTCAGTTGTTCTCACCTGATCTGTTTGATATAATTGCAAAATATCTGATCCAATTTGATATTATCTCATTGAGCAGAACATGCAAGAGTATAAACACCATTGCTAATACGTACTTATATAGAAGCATTACCTTGAACTCTAATTATTcccaatttgaaaaagagtATACAAAGGAGCAAACTACTTATATCAGAACAAGAGCAAACTTTACTTTATTGCTTAAATCATTAAATAGGAACAGCTATAATGACTCAAATTTACGGAAGCTTGTTAAAGTGTTGAAAATAGAGGATTTACCACTGGACTtttatgattttgaatcttGTTTATTGGGCAAAACTGCTGattctctctctttttttagAAGAGGTTGTTTAACCAAATTATACCTAACAAGCCCTATTAGTTTTAGTGTTTTGAAATACCTTCTATCGGATGAATACTCTAGACGGAATTTGAGCTTGCTTTGTTTTACCGTAAATAAATATGCTAATGTGAAGTCAGTATTAAGCCTAGTTGAGGACCCTAAGCTCAAATTCGAAAATCTATCAACCTTATCAATAGGACCGTTAAAGCCGGATTTGGGGGTTAATTTACCTCTTGTTTTAATTCCCGATGATAAAAAGCAAATGCTGGAAAGTTtaaaattgatttattATCATCATGCTCTTAGGTTGGCTGACTTGGCTAGTTTCTCCGAAAATAACCTgattcttgaaaatagcattttCCGAACATTAAGCTTCTATAAGAATCTTAAAGAGTTATGTCTTCAATCCATCAATCtaaatcttgaaattcacACGTCAGATTTAAACGAAAGAgagaattttgaaatcttcagCAACTTAACTTATCTGGAACTTACAGACGTTAGTCTCGTGGGCTCGGATATGAATCAATCGATCTTGCATAAACTTTATCAATATAGTAAAGTATGCAGGTTGAGACGGGTCAAGCTTGATATAAGATCTATTTCTAATGATTTGATtcctgatttttttttattccaAGTAAAGGAGAACCAAATTCTAGAATTTGATGTTACCATCAGGCATAATTGTATGCATACAATACCATTGAACGAattaattgaaaagtacATACATTATATAATATTCAGACAAAAAGGCTCCCTACGCAAACTATCAGTTGAAATCAAGTGTGAAAGAAATTTGGTCAGCTTAGGTGGGCAATTACAGAGGGTGCATATTGCTCAAATTTTATCTAAAGAGTTTCTAAATCTCCGTTCACTAAGATTAGAAGCGGATTTTGACAGTATTTTAGAACTGAAAGATAAACTGTTCCTGAATATGCCTAATCTAGAAAATTTATGGGTCGTTGGCTCAAATGCTGTTCCCGTACATTTCGGCCTTGGTAACATGCATCCAGGTATTTACGATAGTTGGTGGAGAATTATAGATCTGCCGAAATCTCTAGTGAAAAACGTATCTAAACACCCCCTTAGGTATATTAAAATTCACAAATACTTATTTATCGTGCTAGATGAAGgggaaagagaaagagtCCAACCAAAGGAGACGATTGATAAGATATTTGAAGGTTTAACAAGGGTTAGCTTCCTGCAAGGTTCTACTTAG